The genomic interval GGCAAAATATTCTTTCGAATGAGTCCGTCCGTCAATTCTCGAACGTACCAGCTCCCAGCTGTCATCCGAGGCTACACTCAGGAGCCCACTGTGCCATCTCTACGCAACGCTAAGACGCGATCGCTGCGAGACGCTTAATCTCTTCCTGCTTCATCCGATCCTGAACCTTGAGCCTCTCTGGGATGACTTGCTCCCGTGGCGCCGTTATCTTCCATCCGGGCAGCGACTCGACGCCCAACAACCTCAGGGTGGCCTGCTCCACAAGACTGTACGAACCATCCGCCCTATCAAAGACGTGAGGCTGGTTCAAGAATACCGGTGGATTCGTGATGATACGCAGCCGCCGCAGCGGGTTCCTCGAGGCGCTGTGGAGCATCAACGGATGCAAGAGATACACGTCCCCTACCTCCCCGTGAGCCTCGACAAAGTCACCGCAGCTCCGCGCGAGCTCGTTGAACCAGTCAAGGTTCTTCTCCCTTGAGAAATCGGGATCGTCTCTGGGTACCATCCGCGGCGAGACCCCGTCCGTGTGCTCGTATAGATGCCGTGCGACCCCGGCCATCGCCTCGGGACAGATAAAGGTCCCCCCACCGCCGGGGACAATGTCCGTGAAGAGCGGGATCACGAGCAGACCTTGCTCCGGGGAGTCAAGATAGTGGACGAAGAAGTCGCCGTCGACGTGCCAGATGCCCAGTTCCTTGGGATCGGGCTCTGTTCCCTCGTATTCCTCGCTACCCAGGTTGACGATGAGAGAGTCCCTCCACTCCTTTGACTCGGGTGCCACCCGGTCCTCGCCGCCGCACAGCTCGCAGATAGCGGCCCATGCCTTGGGCGCGTATTCGGAAGCATCAAAGGTGCGGTGATGAGGCATGTTTGTTACCTGCTTCCAGGTTGACTTGTCGTTGGGGTCCATGCCCAGTCGAGTCCAGACGTCCTTGGTGACCCATTCTGCTTGTTCCTTTGTGAAGCATTTGCTCAGCTTCAACCAGCCTGTCGTTCTAAAGTGCTCCTTCTGGGCGTCAGTGAGCGGTTCTGTATTGGCAGACATAGCTGTGGACAGCAGTGAACAAAATTTGCGATTCTTGACCACAGTGTCTAAGTGGGTGTGTTATCCAAAAGGGGGAGAGATAGTAAAGATGGGTCTATAATGGTGCAGTATATCCTACTACGGTTAATTGAACGCAGATAACATATTGAACCACAAATCACTACCAGAGATGAACTTCGTCTATTTATGTTTCGTACCCAGTAAAGGGCAGAGATTCCGGGTGTCTGTATCGGCCAACGCTAAAGCTTCTGTTGTGCGGGGGAGCTCAAGATTAAACGCATTTAGGAGGATATGCAGAGTAGATCGCCGACTCGGAAGGCGTACCGGGAAAACAACCTACAAGGCGTCAAACTACAACCCGCCGCGCCGGCTAAATCGACTTTATGGGGCCGGAGTCCGGCCTCCCCTATTGAAAACACCGGTATACACTGTGTCAATGATGCTTTCAACCGGATAAAACCAAGGGCGTCGAGGGATCTGGCAGTCAGTGATGGATGGTGGGGGTAACGCCCTCTGATTGGACACAGACCACCCTTCACCGAGCGCCTTCGGTCACGATTGCGCCGATAACAGCCGACCGAACTTTCTCAGCCATGCAAGTCACTTGCTCGGACGCGACTCTCAACTTCCTCCAACCCACGTCAGCCCCCACCATAACCTCAAAATATGCCTCCCGATCCGACCATAGACGACGAAGAGTACGAGTCCTCTCAGGACTCGGACTTTGCGCCTGAAGAGGCAGCCGCAGCCGACGATGGCGCCTCCGAAGCGTCCGACTCCGAGGCCGACGACGGCGAAGACGCAGCAAAGACAACGACCAAGCGCAAGCGCGATGCCGGCGGCGACGAGGCTGCAGACTTTGAAAACTCGGGTGATGAGGCCCTGATTAAGAAGGCAGCGAAGAAGAAGCTCAAAAAGGCAGCAAGGGATGCGCCCGCTGCCCTGGCCCTAGGCGTGGATGACGAGGGAGGCGAAGGAGGGTTGGTGAAGACGCGGAGTATGCGGGCTGCAGAGTGAGTGGACACAGCCTTTTCCTTCCTGGCTTCTACCAGGAGTCGCTGACAGTCTGTGTCACAGAAAAGAAGAGCGCAAAGTCGTGGCCGCATCTGGCCCTGTAACGGTCGACGTCGATGCCCTTTGGGCACAAATGCTCTCCGGTCAGAAGGCGACAGCAGCAACAAGTGGCGAGAACGAGACCGGAGACGGAGGAGAAGCCGATACCACGCCCATCGCCGCGGCGCCTGACACGAACAAGCTAGACGAAGCCCAGGCAGGCGACCCGTCAGACACGATCCGCATCAAGCGAACCTACAACTTTGCAGGCAAAGTCCACACCGAAGAAAAAGTCGTAGCACGCTCTTCAGCCGAAGCAAAGCTCTATCTCGCCTCCCTCGGCAaggacgccgccgccgcggaaGCCGCGGGTGCAGACGCCGACAACGAGGACGGCGAACCGAAACGCGTCCTCAAGAAGGCGTTCCGTTCGGCCTTTGAGCCCGTCATTGAGATTGTCAGCCAGCGCTCGGATCTGAACCTCGGCATGACGGTGCGGATCAAGGCGAGGGAGAAGGAGGCGCAGGCCAAGAAGCTCAACACGGTGCAGAAGAGCAAGATGGACTGGGCCGGGTTCGTGGACAAGGAAGGGCTCAAGGACGAACTCGAGCTGGCGGGCAGGGCCAAGGGTTCGTACGCCGAGAGGCAGGATTTCCTGGCGCGCAGCGAGGCCAAGAGGGAAGACGACGCGCGGCGGGCGAGGATGGCTGGCCGTGTGCAGTGAAACCCCTTTTTGCGTTGTTGTGTTGTTGTTCTTCACCTTACGTGGCTTCACGGTGGTCTTGGGTATTGGATACGGCTCGGCGTTTTATTCATGGAGATAACAAAAGAGATACCCCCTAAACAAATATCAGACACAATTTATACACGACCAGACTACAGCTTTGCAGTCGCCTTGTCTCCAGGCGGCAAGATGGCAATGTCCTGGTAAGGGACGCCCAGGTACTCGTAAATGAAGTGAAACCTATCGCTCCCGAAAAACGGCTCGCCCTTACCCTGCTCATTCACAGCCCAAAACCACGGCGCGCCAAACGCACCATGATCAATCGCCTCCTGCGTCTTAGTCTTGACCGAGTCCTTAATCTCCTGCGACCCTACTCCTTGCAAAATCCTCTTGACGTCCGCCTCGCTGAACAGTCTCTCCTGCGTGTTGCTGCCGCTGGCGGGAGGCGGGTACTGCTTGGGCGCGTCCGCAATCGCTTTGGCCAGGACGTCGGGCTTCGTGAGGTTGAGGTTGGGCGGCTCCCAGAAGCAGTGGAGGAACCAGTGCCACGCCGTCTGGTACGTGGCGTCTGGGTAGTTTGCTTTGATGAAGTGCAGGGCGCGGAGGGGGGCGACTGTCATGCTTCGCTCCATGAAGCTTTCGGGCGTGGTGATGCCGGGCTTGCCTGCTCGGGCGGAGGAGCGGCGGGCGTCAAAGGTGCCGTACTCTGCCTTAGCTGGGAGTGTCCATGGTGGTTTGTTTCCTACGCGAAGAGTGAGTtgaattattaaattcttaAGACACCTGGATAAATATACCTGAAGCAGCGTTGATGGCGCCAAGGAGAACAGGGTGAATCCTAATGGGGTATGTTGGTCAGTGACTGTAGTTGAGAGGGTCATTTGGTAGGCCAAGAGGACGAACTCTATTTGGACTCCGTGGGCTGCGAGAAGTTCCTGGTTGTTGATAATATGAGTGAAGGCGATATAACTATACAGCGATGCTGATAACTATCATCAGTCAAGCCCTTTGGTCCTTGAAATGCCTAGTACACTGTTAGACTCACCAATGTCTATGTAAGCATCAATCTTGCCGCCCATCTTGGCGGTACTCTGACACAAAAGTTATAGTGATGTTTGCGATTCGGGCTTATTGACGGGCAAGAACGTAATAATCTCCGTCGCACACTCAATGGCGCAATCTTTGTAGTAGATGTTGAACAGAGGTTGATCAAGACAAGTTGATGAAGTGGACTTGAGGTGGATGGTGTGGGGAACCTCGGCACAAGCCAGTGGGTGTCTGGGGTACGGATAAAGCTCCAGTCTCTTAGCTTCAAGCTCAATCGGGGAGGATCACTAATACACGTTCACGTACCGAGCCCCGACGGCATGTGTACGAGGTCTCACATAACCTTGCGCAACTTAAGGCTTATATACTGTGTTGCGCCACGACATCTAAGTTGACGTGGATTCTAAGACTTGATAAAACATCATATCTGAAATACTTTTCACCACGTTACATGCTTGAGAATCCCCCAGCCACATCCCACACGTACAGGAGAACACACACTTCATTCTTCTCAGCTTACCTTATACACACATAATGGGCGAAGCCAAGCAGGTAGTTTTGGTAGTCGGTGCCTCGAGAGGCATAGGTCGACAAATCGCCATTGACCTCGCGAAGAATGGTTATGCAGGTACTGCCAATTCCTCCTGTCTTCTCCATTCAAAGCATCGAGTAACTTACGCTTATTATCAGTCGTCGTTGCTGCAAAGACCATAAGCGACGCATCCAAGGCCAACCATTTCCCACCGAATCCCAACTCAAATGATTCAACCATCAGCACGGTAGCCCGTGAAATCCACGAGGCCGGCGGCGACGCAACGCCCATCGCTGTCGACGTCCGAGACCAAGACAGCGTCACACGGCTCATCGAACAGACGATCAAGGTATCCGTCCATCAAACTTCTCCTCGTTATACCGACAGTGACCCTTTCTTCACCTCGTAGTCCTTCCACAAGTAACATCCACTGATACAAACCTTCTCCTCCCCCAGATCTACGCCCGCCTGGACGTCCTTGTCTACAACTCGGGCGCAATCTGGTGGGCCTCGGTTGAAGACACGCCCCCCAAACGCTTCCAGCTCATGCAACGCGTGAACCCAGAGGGCCTTTACCTGACCCTCCACGCCGCGCTCCCGCACCTCAAGCGCGAGCGGCGCGGCCGCGTTGTTGTAGTCAGCCCGCCCATCTACAGCCGCTTCTTCCGGGGCAAGACGGCCTACGCCATGGGTAAAGTCGGCATGAGCGTCTTAACCAAGGGCCTGTCAATGGACCTCGTCCGGCAAGGGTTAGACGACATGGCCATTACGAGTATCTGGCCCGCCGCGGTATGTTGTCTTTTTTTCTCTATTTTTCCCTTCtttaatctttttttttgAACGAAAGCCTGCTGCTTGGATCTTTGTCAATGTTCCATAAATAAGCATGGTGTCTCCAGCCATGTTCAATCTACATCGAACTCCGTAAACTAACAAGAGTCCATCCCAGGCCATCGAATCCGCAGCAACCCAAAAATTCCAAGCCGCAAACGCAGACGAATCAAAGGACCTGCGCAAGCCCACAATCTTCTCCGACGCCATCCTCGAGATCCTGCGCGCGCCCGCGGCAAAATTCAACGGCGAGCTCGTCCTCGACGAAGACTTCTTGCGGGACCACGCCGGCGTCACGGACTTTTCAAAGTACTCTCTCGTTCCCGGAGCCGAGCCACGGAGAATCATGCCCGCGGAACTGCCCGATCTGCGCGTCAAGGAGCAGGACGACGAGGGGAAGAGGTATGATAGCGCCAAAGCTAAGCTTTGAGATGGAGGGAGTACTTTGGGTTAGCTATCTTGTATGGAAATATCATGGTTTCGTGAGAAACATGATAATGCTGTATCACTTTGGTGTTGAAATTGAAGGCATGTAGCGTCGTCAACGTATGGAAACTAGGTGCCTGAACCGGAGAGATCGAACAAGTCATGCCACTATCCTCTCCATAATAATCGAAAGAAATGCACAGAAAAGCTTCATCAGGAAACACAGTGCAATGCAATTTTGTCTATTGCCTACCCCATGCTACACAGAGTAGGATGCGGTGGATTCTCAATATAATGCACTTTATCACAAGAAAAAAGGGGTCGTCCCGTCGCTCACAAATTAGACCATTGCCGGTTGCCCTCCCCTCTCACCTCCAACCCAACCAGCCCCACTCCACCGTCAACCTGTGTTTTCCGCCGTGGATGccggaaaagaaaaagactCAAGACAGTGGAGGAAATCAAAAGTAGTTCAAAGAAACGTGCTATGGTACAAGTCGTGGGGAGCATTTGCTGTCCGGCTTCGCATGTCCCCTCTTTTATGCTTGCTGGCTCTGCTGGAACAAGCCCTGGATGCTCTCAATGTCGCTAATGGTCTCGTTGAACACGTTGGTCAGGTCGCCGAGCACCTTCATGCGGTTCCACTCATGCCTCGTGTTCCAGATCTCGTCCATGAGCTCACGGTTGATCTGCTCCAACTGCTCAATAGTGCACCCTGATGTTCTCTCCGTCAACTCGTCCAGGAATTGCTCGACCTGGCCCTCGTGGATGACGGGTTGCTGCTGCGAAGATGACGAACCCGAATTCCTGATGTCCTCGCTTGTTGAGTCATTGAGAATATTGACCAAGGGCATAGCGTGCTTCGAGTCTCCTGAGCTCCTAGACTTGTTGGGTGATGATGTCTGACTGCCAGGCGGGTGAATGATCCCACGCGCCATGCCATGGGCTTGGGAGTGTGGCCAAGCTGCGTCGCTAGAAGTGGCCTGGCTCACAGGATCCATACCGGCAGGGATCTGGGTGTCTTGCAGCTGCGAGTTGTCGCCTTGGCTGGATTGATCTGGATGGAACCCGTTTGTCGGTCCTGTCGCTTGCGTGCTCCACTTGTCTGTCGATCTGTCCGATGGATCTGACGTCTTGGTGGTGGAAGCGTCGTTCACAATCGCAGAAGGCGACATGCCCGGGGGCACTGTGGTGATGACAGATCTTTGGGATACCTGTGTAGCGCCAGTTGTCGCGTTTCCTTGAGGTGGCCATTGAGGCGGCGGCTGCATGGAGCTGTCCTGCGTcgtgtcgtcgtcgtccacGCCGCTCATGTGCACGTCGCTTTGCCGAGAAGGGTTGGATGTGCCGTTACTTTGCTGATGGGATCCCACGCCGCCACTCGGTCCCGGGCTCATGACCTGGAAACGAGCCATGGCATGACCAGACCCAGGAATCTGCTCGCCCAAAGTGACCGGCCCTTGTGAGTCGCTGTCGTTACCGCCACCCACATCGCCTTGAACTCGGTCGAGAACAGACTGAAGCGCCTCCTTCTTCCTCGCCTTCTCAGCTTGGACCTTAGCGCGTTGAAGCTGTCTCTGGTGCAACGCCTCCCAGTCCACAGTGCTGGTGTTACCCTCAATCGTCGCGACGTCGACTTCGACATTGCTGACAAGTTCGTTTGCCTTGAGCGTCCGCTCTTTGTCGCCAATGTTCTTGGCATCTTTGGCAAGCGATTTGATGTCCCGAAGGAAGTCCTTTGGTCGACAGTAAAAGCCGTTCGACAACCTCTCCTCAATGGTTGTCGTTTCGAGGTTGTAGAAAGTCTTGCCAGAAACTGTCTCGCGTAGCACGTCAACATCGTACTTATCCTTCACGATCTCAAAAGGCCGATGCTCGATGCCCGCTACGTCGGGGCGAACATAGTTGGGATCCTTTTCGAGGAAGAGGTAATCCAGCTGACCGGGAGTAAGGACGGGTTGCCTGAACTTCTTGTACTTCCTGTTGATCTGGTCCATAATTGGCTGCAATTGCACCTTCAAGATATTGAGCAACTGGTGGTCGCGTTTCTGCATGGCCTTGATCTCTTCCTTGGTGGGTACTttcggtggcggcggcggagcaACGGGGAGCTCCTCCAAGACTCTCTTCTTCCGATTGGCAGGATCAGGGAAGTCAGCCGGACTCTTGCGAATATGGTCGACAATGGAAGCAAAATATTCTCGCCGATTTGACTAGTGAAATTAGCAAAGATGTCGCCATAAACCTTCATCTGTTGTACTCACATGCTTCGGCCGCTGGATCTGCAATCGGTTTTTACGGGAAAAGGCAAAAAGCTCCCGGACGAGCTCAGGTGCAAGGTCTTCCCCAGCTTCATACTCAGCCGTCGCAAGCACCAAAATGGGATCCGTAGGCGGTATAGATTTGAGCATGTTCTTGAATGTGATGAATGGTAGCGTGTCTCTCATAGCGGCATACCACGATTCGATGCTCGGGATGTAGATGACACTTGGCTTGTGTCTCTTCACTTCAGTGAACAAACTGACAATCACCTGTTCCATGGGCTGCGAGATGTTAGTGACGCAGACATCAATGGGATGGGAATGAACCTACCCGTCCATCGGCCAGTAAGTTGGGAAGCCCAAAGTTCTGAACGTGTACACCTTCGAAGTAGTGCAGCAGGGCAGAGGACAAGTAGCTCTGGCCCATGCCCGAAAACCCGTGGATCAGGAATCGCGGGCGGAAGATTCTAGACCGCTCAAACTCTTGGTGCAGAGCTTCTCTACCGAAGCCGTGATCCTCATCCTCGAATTGCTCGAACATGGCTTCTTCCAGCGCTGTCAGCTTCTTCTTACGAGGCAAAACATCGTCCAGAGCCCTCTTGATCGATGTGAACTGGTCTCTAAGCAGTGGCTCGATCCCCTTGGGCAAAGGAGCAGCGCCTGTGCCGGCGGACCTCTCAGACGACGGAATCATCTTCTTGATCGAAAGCATGAAATCTGTCGCGTGGATGTTGATCTTGTCAGGATTGACGATGAGCTTGTCTTTTGACGAGTAGACCTGAGGGTATGTCCTCTGAATGGAGTTGAGAGCAGCCTCCGTGCAGAGAGCACGGAGATCGGCACCACCATAGCCCTTGGTGTTTTCGGCGAGCTGTTGCTTGAATGGCTCTGAGAGACCCCAGTCCTTGGTGTGGATCTCAAGAATGGACCGTCGACCGGCCACGTCTGGGAGTGGAAAATAGAACTCTCGATCGAATCGCCCGGGTCGTCTGAGAGCGGGGTCGATGTTGTCAGGACGATTGGTGGCGCCGATTACAATAACCTGTCCGCGGCCGTCCATACCGTCCATCAGGGCCAGGAGTGTTGAGACGATGGAAGCGTGAATCTGCTCCTGCTTGCTGGAGCGCACCGGAGCCAAACCATCAATTTCATCGAAGAAAATGATACTCGGCTGCGTTCTTCTCGCTTCCTCAAAGAGCAGACGCAGCTGCTTCTCTGCTTCACCAACCCATTTGCTCAGAGCATCGGCTCCCTTTCTCATGTAAAAAGTAATCTTGCGCCCGCCAACGCCCACGGAATTGGCAAGAGCTCTAGCAAGCAGAGTCTTACCAGTACCGGGTGGACCGTGGAAAAGAACACCTCGAGGTGGCGTGACATGGAATCTCTGGAACAGCTCAGGGTATAGAAGAGGGAGCTGGACCATTTCCTTCAGCTGATCGATGTGACCTTGAAGACCACCGACATGATTGAAGTCCACAGTCAGATCGACTCCAAGAGGGTCGGCATCTGCCAAAGCCTTCTGGTTCTTGATCTTGCCAACATTGGGAGCTGCCCCCACGCCACCCTCTCCACCCAAAGGTTGCGCAAGGCCAGGGAGAAGTCCAGCTGGAGCGGCGGCTGATGTGGGCGTCATGCCAACATTTCCAGCAGCAGGCCCTGATCGTTGGCCCATTTCATCGTCACTGCTGTCCGAATCGACACCTCCTGCGGCCATTCCGGAACCCCAAGGCCCGCCAAGGAGCGACCCGGcgccgcctccgcctccaAAAGGTCCGAATGTTGTGTTGAGGGCGCGATCCCAAGCTTGACTTGCACCCCCACGACCACCGCGACGACGTGCGGGAGTCGGGGCTGGATCTTCGCCGTCATCTTCCTCAATGTTTACGGCAGAGAGGGGTGGCATGAAGTAGTTCATGGGCTTCGCGGCGGCTCTGCGTCGCTTGGATGCTGTTTCTTGATAGATGATGGCGGGTGAAGGTCGTCGTGGACGCCGCGAGCGGGAGTCCTGCCTTAGCTCGTGGAGCTCTTCGGCCAACTCGTCTTGGTCTAGCTCGACTTCCTCGGCTGACTCGGCGCCACGGCGCGAGCTCCGGGTGGATCGACCCTTTGGCTTGGCGGCCCTACCGCGCGGAGCCGGGCTGTCGAAATCACCGTCGTCACCGTCGCCGGAATCCTTCTTGGGCGACTCAGACATGCGATCTTCCTCCCCTGCTGACTCTTCGCCGGGCTCGAAATCGCTACTTGGCTCTTGAACAGATTTTGATTTCCGAAGCCCGTTGCGACGAGTTAGGCGCCCAGATCGTTTGGGGACGTCATCGTCGGCTTCGCCTTCGGCATCAGCCTCCGGTTCGGCGGGCTCAGCAGGCCCAGAGCCACTTCCTCTCTTTGCCCTGGTTCGCCGCGTGACGATTGGACcttcgtcttcgtcgtcatcgtcatctTCTGCCACAATGTCTCCCTGTACGATTTCTGTCGATTTTTTGA from Colletotrichum lupini chromosome 2, complete sequence carries:
- a CDS encoding bucentaur or craniofacial development; translation: MPPDPTIDDEEYESSQDSDFAPEEAAAADDGASEASDSEADDGEDAAKTTTKRKRDAGGDEAADFENSGDEALIKKAAKKKLKKAARDAPAALALGVDDEGGEGGLVKTRSMRAAEKEERKVVAASGPVTVDVDALWAQMLSGQKATAATSGENETGDGGEADTTPIAAAPDTNKLDEAQAGDPSDTIRIKRTYNFAGKVHTEEKVVARSSAEAKLYLASLGKDAAAAEAAGADADNEDGEPKRVLKKAFRSAFEPVIEIVSQRSDLNLGMTVRIKAREKEAQAKKLNTVQKSKMDWAGFVDKEGLKDELELAGRAKGSYAERQDFLARSEAKREDDARRARMAGRVQ
- a CDS encoding ATPase, whose protein sequence is MPSKRKRDIEDFDPNKSDSDDENFEPGADGPPVRTKKRSRGSKSQRNAGGGGRRRNNRYRGSDIEDEDDDDVSDSQDEGSFASEDDEEEEEVMPVNAAGRRSRKAATKHNSYKESDEDESDPAEESDDVLSEDLPKPKKKDSLMIKLKVPKNASTTAPGVTRRSTRAHTEEYGEEHVELTNSGKHGRPASRSRSPETLARTRSSRSIKGLKKGPETIEEATQESSGPREEDVDELAGDAEQAVEETKDAEMEDVKKSTEIVQGDIVAEDDDDDEDEGPIVTRRTRAKRGSGSGPAEPAEPEADAEGEADDDVPKRSGRLTRRNGLRKSKSVQEPSSDFEPGEESAGEEDRMSESPKKDSGDGDDGDFDSPAPRGRAAKPKGRSTRSSRRGAESAEEVELDQDELAEELHELRQDSRSRRPRRPSPAIIYQETASKRRRAAAKPMNYFMPPLSAVNIEEDDGEDPAPTPARRRGGRGGASQAWDRALNTTFGPFGGGGGAGSLLGGPWGSGMAAGGVDSDSSDDEMGQRSGPAAGNVGMTPTSAAAPAGLLPGLAQPLGGEGGVGAAPNVGKIKNQKALADADPLGVDLTVDFNHVGGLQGHIDQLKEMVQLPLLYPELFQRFHVTPPRGVLFHGPPGTGKTLLARALANSVGVGGRKITFYMRKGADALSKWVGEAEKQLRLLFEEARRTQPSIIFFDEIDGLAPVRSSKQEQIHASIVSTLLALMDGMDGRGQVIVIGATNRPDNIDPALRRPGRFDREFYFPLPDVAGRRSILEIHTKDWGLSEPFKQQLAENTKGYGGADLRALCTEAALNSIQRTYPQVYSSKDKLIVNPDKINIHATDFMLSIKKMIPSSERSAGTGAAPLPKGIEPLLRDQFTSIKRALDDVLPRKKKLTALEEAMFEQFEDEDHGFGREALHQEFERSRIFRPRFLIHGFSGMGQSYLSSALLHYFEGVHVQNFGLPNLLADGRPMEQVIVSLFTEVKRHKPSVIYIPSIESWYAAMRDTLPFITFKNMLKSIPPTDPILVLATAEYEAGEDLAPELVRELFAFSRKNRLQIQRPKHSNRREYFASIVDHIRKSPADFPDPANRKKRVLEELPVAPPPPPKVPTKEEIKAMQKRDHQLLNILKVQLQPIMDQINRKYKKFRQPVLTPGQLDYLFLEKDPNYVRPDVAGIEHRPFEIVKDKYDVDVLRETVSGKTFYNLETTTIEERLSNGFYCRPKDFLRDIKSLAKDAKNIGDKERTLKANELVSNVEVDVATIEGNTSTVDWEALHQRQLQRAKVQAEKARKKEALQSVLDRVQGDVGGGNDSDSQGPVTLGEQIPGSGHAMARFQVMSPGPSGGVGSHQQSNGTSNPSRQSDVHMSGVDDDDTTQDSSMQPPPQWPPQGNATTGATQVSQRSVITTVPPGMSPSAIVNDASTTKTSDPSDRSTDKWSTQATGPTNGFHPDQSSQGDNSQLQDTQIPAGMDPVSQATSSDAAWPHSQAHGMARGIIHPPGSQTSSPNKSRSSGDSKHAMPLVNILNDSTSEDIRNSGSSSSQQQPVIHEGQVEQFLDELTERTSGCTIEQLEQINRELMDEIWNTRHEWNRMKVLGDLTNVFNETISDIESIQGLFQQSQQA
- a CDS encoding DSBA-like thioredoxin domain-containing protein — protein: MGGKIDAYIDIASLYSYIAFTHIINNQELLAAHGVQIEIHPVLLGAINAASGNKPPWTLPAKAEYGTFDARRSSARAGKPGITTPESFMERSMTVAPLRALHFIKANYPDATYQTAWHWFLHCFWEPPNLNLTKPDVLAKAIADAPKQYPPPASGSNTQERLFSEADVKRILQGVGSQEIKDSVKTKTQEAIDHGAFGAPWFWAVNEQGKGEPFFGSDRFHFIYEYLGVPYQDIAILPPGDKATAKL
- a CDS encoding short chain dehydrogenase, coding for MGEAKQVVLVVGASRGIGRQIAIDLAKNGYAVVVAAKTISDASKANHFPPNPNSNDSTISTVAREIHEAGGDATPIAVDVRDQDSVTRLIEQTIKIYARLDVLVYNSGAIWWASVEDTPPKRFQLMQRVNPEGLYLTLHAALPHLKRERRGRVVVVSPPIYSRFFRGKTAYAMGKVGMSVLTKGLSMDLVRQGLDDMAITSIWPAAAIESAATQKFQAANADESKDLRKPTIFSDAILEILRAPAAKFNGELVLDEDFLRDHAGVTDFSKYSLVPGAEPRRIMPAELPDLRVKEQDDEGKRYDSAKAKL